The nucleotide window CCCTGTGGAGTGGGACAAGCTCCTGACCCTggtccccagcgggagctcaagagccggattaaaaggtctgacaggCTGGACAcagcccgtagtttgcccaccccgggtTACACATACCTGGGCTGCCTTACCAGGTCAGAGCTTGAGATccagcacccagccagccccccacagcaggggctgcaggtcaggctaGAGGGTCACTGGCAGAGCTTGCAGGGGGGGAGCCCAGGTCAGGCCCAGCAGGGGGCTATTGAGCCAGGACTGAGggacactggcagagctggggggaagcgggggagcccagagctgggctgcaggGTGGGATTGATGGGCACTGACCCGAATTATTCAGCTCTGTGGGGGAACAGTTTGGTGCTCGCAGTAAtcacctctccctctgccccctacCCTGGGATGGAGGGAAGCGAATGAGGCTTTAGACCCATCCCCATCCCTGAGCTCCGACAGGAGGCGGTATGGACCTGGGGAGCACCCCCCATACCACGCCCCAGGGAGAAACAGCAAGGGAACCCCAGCCATTGGGCTTGTaagtacaaaagaaaaaaaaagaatatttattagagtggagcccctggccctgggggGAGCGTGACACACATGCCCACCCCCCATGGGCACCGGTACCCCCGGGCAGCACCCAAGGGGGCACTGGAGAGTCCATGGAGGAAtctgccctgggccaggagctgtCATTCAAGACAGATGGAACGGGGCAAGGAAGCTGGCCACCCAGCACCAAAGCCCCAAGGGCAGGTGGGGGCCAAGTCTGCCTGGCGTCTgctggggggcccaggctggcaggatCCTCCCCCCCGGCTATCTCAGTCCaagtttctttttctctttctgcttcttGCGCACCACATCGATGTTGCGATCCTTCCACATGCTCTTGCGCAGCTTGATGGGGCGACTGCCCACGTATTTACCTGTCGGGGGACACAGATGGGAGCAGGGGGTCAGTAGATGGGGGGCAGCAGGCATTcccagaatgggggggggggaaacgggaGGGGACATTACACAGATCTGGCTGCACCTTCCTCCGCAGAGGTGCTCTTCAAACACCCTCAGGTTGTTCCCTTCGCCAGGCTGGGTGCTTCTCCCAGGCCAATCGCCAGGGCTCTATGTGGGGCTGAGCTGCCCCATAGCTTGCATTGCCCGCCAGGCACTCCCTCCGTAAATCACCTTTGGGCAACATCAGCCCCCCCTGCCCAAGATACACGCTGGGGGTCAAAGGGCAGCCAAGCCAACTGGAGCAAGACAGGGTAACCTGCCCCCCACCCATTAGTGGTGCGACAGCCtaatccgccccccccccggcacctgtCCCACCTCCCCTCACCGTTCATCTCGCGCATGGCGCGGACGTAGTCGTTGGGGTCCTTGAAGCTGACAAACCCGTAGCCCTTGGTCTTGCCGGTGCGCTTGTCCCGGATCACCTTGGCCTTGAGGAAGGACGGGTAGCGGCTGAAGGCCCGGGCCAGGATGTCGTCATTCACCTCGTTGCCCAGGTCCCCGCAGAAGATCCGGAAGTCATCTgggatatggggtgggggggaggttgagagtggggcagggccatagGACCCCTGCCTGTGATCATGGCAATCCTCTGCCACAGAGCTCAGCATCTGCTGCATGGAATGAGCCTGCCAGGTCAACCCCCAGCAATAtccagtggcagggagtcccagAGGTCAACCTCAACATCAtccccctgcagcagggagtcccACAAATCAACTGCAATAATATCCTGGGGTTCGCCTGCACCCCGCTCCAGTTggcaaattcccccccccccccccccagctgatcACAACCCTGCCTCCCACTcacctgagtcccactccagcaGGCTGGAGTCCTCCCAGCAGCTCCCGGCGGCCGTGCGGATGCAGCGCTTCAGCTTTTCCTGCCTGCTTTTCTTCTTGTCCTCGACCACGGGTTCCGCCACGGGCTGGGGAGGCCACGGGTCAGCCACATCCCCTAGGGCAGACCCCAGAGCAGCCGTCCCCGCGCTCTCCACTCCCTCCAGGGCCTTCatagccctctggcccagggctggctccagacCACCCCCTGCCCCGGTGAGATCCTGACTCAGCCATGGGGAGCCCCCCGTCCCCCTTGGGATTTCCCCAGCCTGTGGCCTATTGGCAGAGGAGGAACCGTCACACAGTGCAGACCAAGCCCCACCCCCGCATGCAGCACTCCCACGGTACAGACCCCCAACCCCTGTAGGAGCAGCCCCCCGCCTTGGCACAGGACCCTCCTTCCCTATTGGTACCCCTGGTATCTCTGGAGAGACCCCATCCCTCCCAtggttccccccactccagcccagaCTCCCTCCCACTTGGTGTCCCCCTACAACCATCCCACGacattccccaccccagccctcctgTTCTCCCCCTACTCCCACACATACCCCTCCCCCGATCCCCTCCATCAGAGAAAGATGTCCCCTTACCTCCATTGGTGCAAATCCAGGTTCAGGGCCCCGGGGCCGCCGCCCCCGTATGGGCCCCAGTTCAGGCCCACGCAGTGCAGGCAGCGCCCTGGCCTCTGGCATCACAGGCTCCACCTCAGGCATGCTGGGGCCGATCacagcctcctccagcccccccggCTCCTTCTCTTCCACCACAACTGGTGGGGGCTGCTCCCGCAGCTCCTCCTGCAGCAACAGGGAGACTGACACCAAGGGCCATGCGACTGCAAAGGGATTAGCCTGGGGAACTCCCCACCTCATTAATCCAGCCCAAGGGGAGGAGGTGTGTTCGCCCatgggactccctgccccacgAATCCCATGGAAGGTCAGCCTGAAGCCCTGAGTTAACTGAATATCCAGGCAGGACAGGTTATTATAAAGGAATTAACCAATAGGACACCAGAGCTAGCCCATGGGACTTCCTGCCACTGGGGCAGTTAATGGGGTTAACACAAAATCACTGGGTTAAACCTGcggaactccctgccactgggACATGTACTGGGAGTTCTCCATGTTCCACGCACTAATCCTCCAAACATTGATGCAGTGGGCGAAATCCGAGGTACTATAAGGACGGAATCCTGGGGGACATTAAAGTCCGTCCCGCAAGACCCCTCCACCCCTACTGCAGGGGTGTGGCTGGCACCTGCCCCACCAACCTCCCCGCATTCCCCCCAACCTGGCCAGCACCAGAGCCCTTCCAGGACACCTCCCAGCCACAGGGACATGGCAGCAAGAAGCTTGGTATGTTTTAAAGGGGCATTAGACATTTAATAACCCCATACAAGACTGGCAAGGATCAGAGCTCTTGACCCTcgtgcttcagggcaggagcaAAGCCACagactgggggaaggaaggaagctcCCCCCATGGGGTGGGATGGCCCAGCGAGATGTGTTtcgggcaggggtgggtgggtgtgtttaaTGCCTTCCTCTCAAGCACCAACGGAGTTTCAGTGGCAGAgggctctgcctctgcccctccataCCTCCTGCTTTTTCACCGGCGGTGCGGAGTACACTGTGGGAGCTGCCTGGATCACCATGGGGTTTATCTTCGGAGCTGCCACGACAGGGGGGCGGGGAACCGACATCAGAGGAGTGATTGGGCCGATGGGGACCCCGGGTCCCACCtaaacagcagcaacagcagggcCATTAAGGGGGCTTATGCAGACAATGGCTCCCCGGCCTTTGCCTCTGTCCAGCTGCTGGACAGAGCTTAGAatacagccccacccccacagctggcGATACCCCCggtgctgaaatgcagctgtctctggggtgggacatAGCAGTTAGTGAGCAGCCACACAACAGGGTCAGCCAGCACTGACCGTGAGAGGACAGCGCCCCCTCTATTGAGCCCTCCAccatgctccctgcagcacagcgccccctagtgccatgctAAGGCATCGGgaccagccctgactgccaggggagagcgcccccaatcccgctccctgcagcacagcgccccctagcgctgcactggggccagccctgactgcaaaAGGAAAGCACTCCCCCACAGCTTCCTGCAGCACCTATCATTCCATTTGCCTCTCCAAGTGCTGACCAGCCCCAACCCTGCTTCGCTCCAGATCTGATCCCATGATACAGCCACAGACGCCCTCCACCCTGGCAGGTGAGAGCCAACCGCCACTCCCCATTGGCTCCTGTCCCTCCCTCACGCCCCATCGCTGAAGGAAACACACTCACCGGTGGGCCAGTTCTCATCGGCCCTATGGGCCCCATGAGCGGGCCAGGGGGCCTCTGCATGGGGGGTCCCATCATCATCTGTGGGCCCTGGGGACCAGGCATGGGGGGCCCCACCATGGCTGGGTGGTGAGGCGGACGCATCGCCAGGGGCCTGGGAGCACCGGctaagagacagacagacagacagaaacgGGTTTTCCATTTCGATGACAACAGGATTTCCCCCATGGCTTCGATTCTGGGACTAGCCCCTGATTCAAGGATGGAGGGAAATCCAGGAAGCGAAACTTACCCAACAGGAAGTGAAACCAACCATCCCACCCCCGGGCTTTAGGAAGTGCAAAGAAAGGAGCAAGCAAACTGCAAAAGTCACCAGGAAAACAGGCTTCCCCCTTCTGCTTGGGTTTTAGCATTTCCCCTGAGTGGGGGAGAATCCAGGAAGTGAAACTGGTCTCCCCGTCCCTTGGCAAAGAATAGAGCAAACAAACTGCTAACCTCAGGATTTATAGAAAGGCCTGATTTATTTCTGCAAGAATCTCACTTATCAGGAAAACTTGGGAGGGAATTTTTATTGAAATACGATTTCAGACTCAACAGTGTCTCCTGATTGAAAGGGAGAGCACCGGTAGGATCCAGGCACGTCAGACTAGGGTAaagatggggctggctgggggaagctTACCAGATCTCTGCAGGACGTGAGGCACAAAGGCTGGTCGAAGGATTGGAGGCCTCTGTGGAGGAACAACTGCAGAGGGTGAGAAGGACAATTTTACGTTAAGGCGCCAGGCCGGGTCTTGCAAgtgctgggttcaattcccagcactGCTGCACGCTCCCTGCGTGACTGCGGACAAATTAC belongs to Natator depressus isolate rNatDep1 chromosome 24, rNatDep2.hap1, whole genome shotgun sequence and includes:
- the RBM42 gene encoding RNA-binding protein 42, with the protein product MAAPPAPPPAGGAPAPGPGPGPAGGAAAAGGPKSGEERLKEMEAEMALFEQEVLGAPVSLPSGAPVVEAVPVALAVPAVPTVPPVPVIRPIIATNTYQQVQQSLEARAAAAATVVAPIVAPPVPFVGPVNFSAGERCRIDSPENRSPLFIRRAVVPPQRPPILRPAFVPHVLQRSAGAPRPLAMRPPHHPAMVGPPMPGPQGPQMMMGPPMQRPPGPLMGPIGPMRTGPPVGPGVPIGPITPLMSVPRPPVVAAPKINPMVIQAAPTVYSAPPVKKQEEELREQPPPVVVEEKEPGGLEEAVIGPSMPEVEPVMPEARALPALRGPELGPIRGRRPRGPEPGFAPMEPVAEPVVEDKKKSRQEKLKRCIRTAAGSCWEDSSLLEWDSDDFRIFCGDLGNEVNDDILARAFSRYPSFLKAKVIRDKRTGKTKGYGFVSFKDPNDYVRAMREMNGKYVGSRPIKLRKSMWKDRNIDVVRKKQKEKKKLGLR